DNA sequence from the Burkholderia pyrrocinia genome:
GCTTGTCGCGCGACAGGTCGACCACCGGCTGGTCGATCCGGATCTCGTCGAAGTGCATCGCATTGCGCAGCGGCTCGAGGCTGGCCGCCGCGACGTGCACGCCGCGCGCGGCGAACAGCGGTGCGGACGCGTGGTCCGTCACCTTTGCGTCGTTCAGGTCGACGGTGCCCGATACACGCAGCGCGGGCTTCTCGCCGCTCATCACGAAATTGACCGTGAGGTTGCTGCTCAGCAGGCCGCTCGTCACGGCCACCGGCAGCTTCGCCGGCACGTACGAGATCAGCTTCGGCACGTCGAGACGGTCGAACTTCAGCGCGATCTCCGACTCGCGCGACTGCGCGAACGGCTTGGTCCTCCCGTCGATCGCGATCGGGCTGCCGTCGAAACGCATGCGCAGCTTCGGCTCGACGAAGATATCGGTCTTCGACGCCAGCGTCGCGATATACGGAATGCCGAGCATCCAGTTGTCGACGACGTGCTTTTCGTTCAGCAGGCGATCGTCGAAATCGATCCGGCCGTCGTTCACCTGGATGTTCGACACCGAGAACTGCGTCGGCTTGCTTTCAGGTTTGGACGGCGTCGAGAACTTCTCGATCAGGTCGGTGAAATTGAAGCGCTGCGCGTCGTAGCGGACGATGTGAAAGCGCGGCGAATCGACGCGGATTTCGTTGACGATCGGCGCGCCGCGGAACAGCGACGACCACGACGGCCTCACGACGAGCTTGCCGATGTCGATGAAGTCGCCCTGGCCGCCGCGCTCGCCGAGGCGGATGCCGTCGGCTTCGAGATTCAGCGTGTACGGGTTCAGCGCGATGCGCTGGATCGTGGCCGGCCGGTCGAGCTGCTTGCTCAGTTGCTGTTCGGCGACATGGCGAATCAGCGGCGGTGCCGCGAAGAACCCCAGCAGTCCGAATAAAACGAGGAAGATCAGTACGCCGATGCCGATACGTCGGGTCCGGCGCGAGCGTGCAACGCCGCCGAGGGCATGGAGGGTCGAGGATACGGTTTCTTTGTCTGCGCTTGCCATGCTTGAATATCTCGGGAATGGATGCCGGGCCGCACCGGAAAACCGGGCGGCCGCGCACGCTATCCCGAAAGTATAGGCTCAGGAGGTAACGGTACGGAGGTCGGGCGCCGCCGCCGCGCCCGCGGGTCGGGCAACGGCGCCGGTCATCCGTTCATTTCCGGACGACGACGGGCGGCATCCACGAGCCGTCGCTCGCCTGCGCCTTCGGCGCGTACAGGCGCAACGCGAGCGCGAAATCGGTGCGCGGCGCCGGCAGCCAGTTGCCCGCATCCGCACCGCCCGGCGACGCCGACACGACGATGTCGATCGAGCCGTCGTGGTTACGGCGCAGCCGGTCGCGATCGCCGAGCGAGCGGCGCGCCGCGCCGAGGTCGGGCAGCGCGCCGTTCGTCGTGTAGGGCGTGAGCGTCCAGAACGCGCGCGCCGGCGGCAGCGCGCCCGGCGCGAAATGCAGCACGTAGCGGTTCGCGCCGTTCAGCGCATGGCCGTCGCTGTCCACGCGGACGACCGCGAGCGTTTCGTCGTCGCGCGTCGCGGCGCCGAACTGCGTGTAGGCCGCGTACGCGCGCAGCGCGTAATCCTGGCCGTACTTGCCGGCCGTGTCGCCGATCCAGCTCCAGCCGTTCGCGTTCAGCAGGTTCGACGGCGGCGTCGCGAGCCGCGCGCGCGCCTCGGCGACACCCGCCGTCGCGGCCGCGAGGCGGTCGCCCGTCCACAGCACCGGGTAGCCGGCCGACACGCCGATGTCGCCGAGCAATTCCTGCGCGTGCGCGTCGTCGGCCGGCGGCGGGTTGTCCTGCAGCGCCTGCGCGAAGCGCGCGAAGAACGCCTTCGGGTCGAGCGCGGCCACCTGCTCGGCCGGCGTGCCGCCGCCCACCGCCTCGGACGGCGCGCTGCCCGCATGGACCGCGACCGACGCGCCGCGCGCGGCGCCCGTGTAAACGGACAGCGGCACCACGCGGATCGCACGCTGCAGCTTCTTCACGTTCGTGAGATCGCGCCCGCCGCTCGTCTGCAGCCGCACTTCGAGCCACGCATTGCCCGACGGCACGTCGACGCGCTGCACGCCCTTCGGCAGCGTGCCCTGCCAGTCCTTCGCG
Encoded proteins:
- a CDS encoding DUF1254 domain-containing protein → MIENQRESVSLRRACASLAMAALLAGCASQPDAIQRKTGWMRAEVADSYIYAYPLVLMDVAKEAATGGDGAQPGQAPLNTLRHAQALPPVGAVNPPLPGVDTLDSTGWLDVAAEPVLVTLPDTRGRYRDARALDMWTNVLWSSSSVPARGARGGARSQTIAFAAKDWQGTLPKGVQRVDVPSGNAWLEVRLQTSGGRDLTNVKKLQRAIRVVPLSVYTGAARGASVAVHAGSAPSEAVGGGTPAEQVAALDPKAFFARFAQALQDNPPPADDAHAQELLGDIGVSAGYPVLWTGDRLAAATAGVAEARARLATPPSNLLNANGWSWIGDTAGKYGQDYALRAYAAYTQFGAATRDDETLAVVRVDSDGHALNGANRYVLHFAPGALPPARAFWTLTPYTTNGALPDLGAARRSLGDRDRLRRNHDGSIDIVVSASPGGADAGNWLPAPRTDFALALRLYAPKAQASDGSWMPPVVVRK